The genome window ATATACCATGAGATGATTGTGGAATATTCAAGGCACCCAAGCAACTTTGGAAAAATTGAAAATCCCGACATAACATACCATGACAGCAATCCTCTGTGTGGCGATTCCATTGATATTTTCATGAATATTAAAGACAACAAGGTATCTGACATCAAGTTCAACGGGAGAGGATGCGCCATCTGCATGGCATGCTCTTCTGTCATGACTGAGATTGTGAAAGGAAAAAGCATTGACGATGTCAAAAAGATACAAAAAGACGACATACTAGGCGAACTTGGCCTGCAAAACCTCCAGGCAGTCAGAATCAAATGCGCGCTTTTGTCACTTAAAGTACTAAAATATGGCATCTACACATACCTTGCAAAACATCTAAACGACGCAAACGCAGACGCACTAAAGCAAGAGGCTTCGGCACTATACTAGAGATACCTTGGCTGACGTTTCATTAGAAATCCGCAAAGTGATTTTTGAAAAATACAACAATCCAGACATTAGATTCACAAACGACGAAATATTTGAAATTCTCCAACAAAACAACTCAATTGACAAATCGCTTGTGATAGACGATGTGGAAAAATATTTCACAGATCTGTGCGATGCCGGACTGATGCGAAACATTGCGCAAAACTTTACCACTCAGTATTTCAAATTATTTGACGATGTGGAAAAAATAAAATGCAATTCGTGCAATGTCGAGTCCCCGATCGGAAAATCCGAACCGCGAGTATGCCCTGCATGTAGGGCATCTATTTAGGCTTGTATCTCTGAGCTGCGCTTTCCAAAGACTGGATCATCGGAAGTGTTTCTCCAGTCAGGTAAAGCACCAGTGCGCCGCCTGCCGTGCTGATGTGAGTTATCTTTTCTGCCAACCCGTATTTTTTGAGTGCCGATGTGAGGTGTCCTCCGCTCACTATTGTTGTTGCCATGGAGTTTGCAACTGCCTCTAGGAGTGATCTTGTACCGTAGCTGAATTTCTCTTTTTCAAAAAATCCTGCAGGTCCGCTGATGAAAACAGTTCCAGCACTTGATATTATTCTGGAATAATGTTCTATTGTTTTTGGACCAAGGTCATAAATCTGGTCTCCCTTGTTTAGCTCCCTGACGTCAAGCTCGTACCTTTCACCGTCTTTGTTTATTGCCACATCGACTGGAGTAAAGAAGACGTCTGGGTATTCTCCCATCAGGGCATGAGCCTTTGCAACTGCCTCCTCTTCGCCCTTGATTCCAAGGGGGTACTTGATTCGTGCCTGAGCACGCATGAAAACGTTGCCTATGAGGCCAGTTAGGAGAATCTGGTCTGCCCTGCCCCTCTTTATGAGCATCTTGATTGCTTCCAATCTGTCAGTTACCTTGGAGCCTCCAAGCACAATGACGTGGGGTGCCTTTGCAACTGTTAGTATCTCGTCAAGCTTTCGTACCTCACGCTCTACTATTTTTCCAGCACATGCCGGTATCACATGTGAAAACCCGACAAGTGATGGGTGCGACCTATGTGCACTTGGAAATGAGTCCAGAACACACAAGTCAAAAAGTTTGCCCAACCTCTTTACCATTATCGTATTTGACGCGTTCTCTGGAGTAAACTCGTAATTTTCCTCTGCACAAAATCTCAGATTGTCCAGTAACATGATGTCACCATCTTTCATTTTTTTTATTTCAGATTGCGCAAGTGAGCCAATTACATCCTGAACATAAGTGATTTTTTTACCCAGTAATTTTTCTAAAATTTTTGCGTGCTGCTCCATTCCAACATAATCTGTGTTTCCAACTCGCCCCTGGTGAGATACGACAACAACTCTTGCCTCGCTTAGGGCCTTGATTGTCTCGATTACCTCTTCGATTCTTTTAGACCCTGAAATTTCCTCCGTTACAGGATCAATTGGGCAATTCATATCGACGCGCAAAAGAACAGTCTTTCCCTTCAAGTCAAAATCGTCAAGGGTTAGAATCTTCACATCCATTGTCTTTTTCTGCCAGCTTAAAATCTTTCAGCCGATCAGAGTCGTTCCTCCAAAACAATTTACAGTACGATATGGTTAGACGCTTTGAGATAAATTAAAAATGTCATACATGGATGCGATATAGTTGCAAAACTGGTTGTTTGATGTTAGATCACGGGCGTTTCTGCTTTTTGTACTTGCCTTTATCGTAATGTCTGTTCTGGTACAGGCAAAAATCACATCTGACTTTGATAAATCCATCATACTGTATTTTCAGTCAATAGCAGGAAACCCTGCCGTAGATCTCTTCATGTGGGGTATGACTGAGATAGGCAATGTCATATCGATTCTGCTTTTGAGCGTAATACTTGCCATCATACGCCGTACCCGAAGAATAGGAATCAC of Candidatus Nitrosotenuis sp. DW1 contains these proteins:
- a CDS encoding iron-sulfur cluster assembly scaffold protein, encoding MSGNADIYHEMIVEYSRHPSNFGKIENPDITYHDSNPLCGDSIDIFMNIKDNKVSDIKFNGRGCAICMACSSVMTEIVKGKSIDDVKKIQKDDILGELGLQNLQAVRIKCALLSLKVLKYGIYTYLAKHLNDANADALKQEASALY
- a CDS encoding phosphoglycerate kinase, encoding MDVKILTLDDFDLKGKTVLLRVDMNCPIDPVTEEISGSKRIEEVIETIKALSEARVVVVSHQGRVGNTDYVGMEQHAKILEKLLGKKITYVQDVIGSLAQSEIKKMKDGDIMLLDNLRFCAEENYEFTPENASNTIMVKRLGKLFDLCVLDSFPSAHRSHPSLVGFSHVIPACAGKIVEREVRKLDEILTVAKAPHVIVLGGSKVTDRLEAIKMLIKRGRADQILLTGLIGNVFMRAQARIKYPLGIKGEEEAVAKAHALMGEYPDVFFTPVDVAINKDGERYELDVRELNKGDQIYDLGPKTIEHYSRIISSAGTVFISGPAGFFEKEKFSYGTRSLLEAVANSMATTIVSGGHLTSALKKYGLAEKITHISTAGGALVLYLTGETLPMIQSLESAAQRYKPK